The nucleotide window ACCCACACAGGTGCGCTCCGGTTGAGTGCGTCGTACCACTGGAGGAAGTCTACCCCTAGCTGCCCGAGATCGCGCCGCCCGGCTCCCGCACGTGATCAGCCGCCCCCCGCGCGGCCGGTGCGGTCTGCTCCGCATCGGACCGAATGTCGATCCGCCAACCGGTCAAACGGGCCGCGAGTCGGGCATTCTGCCCCTCCCGACCGATCGCAAGCGACAACTGGAAGTCGGGAACGGTCACCCGAGCAGCCCGGTTGGCCAGATCGACCACCTCGACCCGCAACGCCTTGGCCGGCGACAACGCGTTGCCGACGAAGGTGGCCGGGTCGTCCGACCAGTCGATGATGTCGATCTTCTCACCGTGCAGCTCGCTCATCACGGCACGCACCCGCTGACCCATCGGGCCGATGCAGGCGCCCTTGGCGTTCACCCCGGGGGTGGTGGAGCGGACAGCGATCTTCGTACGATGGCCCGCCTCACGGGCGATCGCGCCGATCTCCACGGTGCCGTCGGCGATCTCCGGCACCTCCAGGGCGAACAGCTTCTTGACCAGAGCCGGGTGCGACCGGGACAGGGTGATCTGCGGCCCGCGCATGCCCTTGGCCACGTGCACCACCACACAGCGGACCCGCTCGCCGTGCGCGTACCGCTCACCGGGCACCTGCTCGGACTGCGGCAGCACGCCCTCCAGCTTGCCCAGGTCGACGCTGACGATGCCCTTCTCGGTACGCGTCTCGTGCGCCTGCACCACGCCGGTGACCAGGTCACCCTCGCGGCCCACGTACTCACCGAAGTGCACCTCGTCGGTGGCCTCCCGCAACCGCTGGAGGATCACCTGCTTGGCGGTCATGGCGGCGA belongs to Micromonospora ureilytica and includes:
- the nusA gene encoding transcription termination factor NusA; its protein translation is MNIDLAALRALEREREIPFDTILAAIETALLTAYRHTDGAEPHARVEIDRRSGAALVYAQEMDADGSLVREWDDTPHDFGRIAAMTAKQVILQRLREATDEVHFGEYVGREGDLVTGVVQAHETRTEKGIVSVDLGKLEGVLPQSEQVPGERYAHGERVRCVVVHVAKGMRGPQITLSRSHPALVKKLFALEVPEIADGTVEIGAIAREAGHRTKIAVRSTTPGVNAKGACIGPMGQRVRAVMSELHGEKIDIIDWSDDPATFVGNALSPAKALRVEVVDLANRAARVTVPDFQLSLAIGREGQNARLAARLTGWRIDIRSDAEQTAPAARGAADHVREPGGAISGS